A single window of Acetohalobium arabaticum DSM 5501 DNA harbors:
- the glmU gene encoding bifunctional UDP-N-acetylglucosamine diphosphorylase/glucosamine-1-phosphate N-acetyltransferase GlmU, whose protein sequence is MAELATIVLAAGKGTRMKSKLPKVLHKIGGKSMVEHIISTADTLNPVLNIAIIGYKSELVKSNLEDSNVKFAYQNQQLGTGHAVMQAEDLLADFTGSVLVLCGDTPLLTADTLNRLFQQQQREGIAAAVLTTEVEDPAGYGRIIREQTGDVAQIVEDKDATAEEKKIKEINTGTYCFDSQLLFSALDKIDNDNAQGEYYLTDIIEVFKEENNRVAAVVTDDKSEILGVNTRRHLVQAGKILQKRICNQHLDEGVTIIDPENTFIDQEVEIGRDVIIHPFTTIEGETEIGDGTVIGSQSRIIDSKLGSEVTVEHSVIREAEIGDSTKVGPFAYLRPGTEIGKEGKAGSFVEIKESKVGNQSKVPHLSYIGDTMIAEEVNVGAGTITANYDGEEKHKTEIQSQAFIGSNSTLVAPVEIGQGAVTGAGSVVTRDVADNTLVLGVPAKEKNSEGEN, encoded by the coding sequence ATGGCAGAATTAGCCACTATTGTTCTGGCGGCTGGAAAAGGAACTCGAATGAAGTCTAAACTGCCCAAAGTATTACATAAAATTGGCGGCAAATCAATGGTAGAACATATTATCTCTACTGCTGATACTCTTAATCCTGTTTTAAATATAGCTATTATCGGTTATAAAAGTGAATTAGTTAAGTCTAACTTGGAAGATTCTAATGTTAAATTTGCTTATCAAAACCAACAGTTAGGAACCGGTCATGCAGTAATGCAGGCTGAAGATCTATTAGCAGACTTTACTGGTTCAGTACTGGTTCTATGTGGCGATACACCGTTGCTTACGGCTGATACTCTGAATAGATTATTCCAACAACAGCAGAGGGAAGGAATTGCTGCTGCTGTACTGACTACAGAAGTTGAGGACCCTGCTGGATATGGACGGATTATTCGTGAGCAGACAGGGGATGTTGCACAGATTGTAGAGGATAAGGATGCTACTGCTGAAGAGAAGAAGATAAAAGAGATTAATACTGGAACCTATTGTTTTGATAGTCAGCTTCTATTTTCGGCTTTAGATAAGATTGATAATGATAATGCTCAGGGAGAATATTATTTAACAGATATAATTGAAGTCTTTAAAGAAGAGAATAATCGGGTTGCAGCAGTGGTAACTGATGATAAATCAGAAATATTGGGAGTTAATACTAGGCGTCATCTGGTTCAGGCAGGGAAGATTCTACAGAAGCGGATCTGTAATCAGCATTTGGATGAAGGGGTAACTATTATTGATCCTGAGAATACCTTTATTGATCAGGAAGTGGAGATTGGAAGAGATGTTATTATTCATCCCTTTACTACCATAGAAGGAGAAACTGAGATAGGTGATGGAACAGTTATTGGTTCACAGAGCAGAATTATTGACTCTAAATTGGGGTCTGAAGTAACTGTAGAGCATTCTGTTATCCGTGAAGCTGAGATTGGAGATAGCACTAAAGTAGGTCCTTTTGCTTATCTACGGCCGGGAACTGAGATTGGCAAGGAAGGAAAGGCCGGCAGTTTTGTTGAAATTAAAGAATCTAAAGTTGGAAATCAAAGTAAAGTACCTCATTTAAGCTATATAGGAGATACTATGATTGCTGAAGAAGTAAATGTTGGAGCAGGCACTATTACAGCCAATTATGATGGAGAAGAGAAGCATAAGACAGAGATTCAAAGCCAGGCTTTCATTGGTAGCAACTCTACTTTAGTTGCTCCAGTTGAGATTGGGCAAGGGGCTGTTACTGGAGCCGGTTCAGTAGTTACCAGAGATGTAGCTGATAATACTTTAGTATTGGGGGTGCCGGCTAAAGAGAAGAATTCTGAAGGGGAAAATTAA
- a CDS encoding ribose-phosphate diphosphokinase has translation MTSYKEKLTVVTGNSNPKLAEEICDYLGTSLIDAEVFRFSDGEISVTIRESVRGSDVFVVQPTCPPVNENIMELLIMIDALKRASARSVTAVVPYFGYARQDRKAKPRDPISAKLISNLLTSSGADRLVSIDLHAAQIQGFFNIPVDHLLGAPILAEYFLNKGLDDTIVVAPDVGSVKRCRDFAERLDTSIAIIDKRRPEPNVSEVMNIIGDVSDKNVILLDDMIDTAGTITEAGRVLKNKGAKKVYACCTHPIFSGPAIDRLKESVLEEVVVTNTIPLSEEKKLDKVKVLSIAPLVGEALDRIFKDLSVSVLFD, from the coding sequence ATGACATCTTATAAAGAAAAGTTGACGGTAGTTACAGGTAATTCGAATCCAAAGTTAGCTGAAGAAATATGTGATTATTTAGGAACTTCTTTAATAGATGCAGAAGTATTCAGGTTCAGTGATGGTGAGATCAGTGTTACGATCAGAGAAAGTGTTCGCGGTTCAGATGTTTTTGTTGTACAGCCTACTTGTCCCCCAGTAAACGAGAATATTATGGAATTATTGATAATGATTGATGCCCTTAAGAGAGCATCTGCCCGTAGTGTTACAGCAGTGGTGCCATACTTTGGTTATGCCCGACAGGATAGAAAAGCCAAGCCTAGAGATCCTATTTCTGCTAAATTGATTTCAAATTTATTGACTTCATCTGGAGCAGATAGATTAGTTTCTATAGATCTCCATGCAGCTCAGATTCAGGGCTTCTTTAATATTCCAGTTGATCATCTATTGGGTGCACCTATCTTGGCAGAATACTTTTTAAATAAAGGCTTAGATGATACTATTGTGGTAGCTCCGGATGTAGGATCAGTTAAAAGATGTCGTGATTTTGCTGAAAGACTTGATACTTCAATTGCTATTATTGATAAGCGCCGTCCAGAGCCTAATGTTTCTGAAGTGATGAATATTATCGGCGATGTCTCCGATAAGAATGTTATTTTATTGGATGATATGATCGATACTGCCGGAACAATTACTGAAGCCGGCAGAGTATTGAAGAATAAAGGAGCTAAAAAAGTATATGCCTGCTGTACTCATCCGATCTTTTCTGGTCCGGCAATTGATCGATTGAAAGAATCGGTTCTAGAGGAAGTAGTAGTTACCAATACTATTCCGCTATCAGAAGAGAAGAAATTGGACAAGGTTAAGGTATTATCAATTGCTCCTTTAGTGGGAGAAGCACTTGATAGAATCTTTAAAGATTTATCAGTTAGCGTACTCTTTGACTAA
- a CDS encoding 50S ribosomal protein L25, whose translation MERVQLDVELRDETGTGSARRLREQGLVPGVVYGRNQEPINLKLDATELADVTGGNAIIDLQVDGEEKTVMVKDVQKDVITDEYLHVDFHQIALDEPIVVEVPISLEGVAEGVKEGGVLQKTLRKVEVQCLPTEIPSDLKLNISELEVGESLHVGDLEAGEGIELTTSGDEVVVTVVAPTELDLDEDEDELEEDLVTEPEVIGEEPDEEGEEVEGEAEAETEEA comes from the coding sequence ATGGAACGCGTACAGCTTGATGTTGAGTTAAGAGATGAAACTGGAACAGGGTCAGCCCGTAGATTAAGAGAACAGGGATTAGTTCCTGGAGTTGTTTATGGTCGCAACCAGGAACCGATTAATTTAAAACTAGATGCTACAGAGCTAGCAGATGTAACAGGTGGAAATGCTATTATTGATTTACAGGTTGATGGTGAAGAGAAGACAGTTATGGTTAAAGATGTGCAAAAGGATGTAATTACTGATGAATATCTACATGTAGACTTCCATCAGATTGCTCTTGATGAACCGATTGTGGTAGAGGTTCCAATCTCCCTTGAAGGTGTTGCTGAGGGAGTAAAAGAAGGTGGGGTTTTACAGAAGACACTTAGAAAGGTAGAAGTTCAATGTCTACCAACAGAAATTCCTTCTGATTTAAAGCTGAATATTTCTGAGTTAGAGGTAGGAGAGTCCTTACACGTAGGCGATTTAGAAGCCGGTGAAGGCATTGAGCTCACTACTTCTGGTGATGAAGTAGTAGTTACAGTTGTTGCTCCTACTGAGCTTGATCTTGATGAGGATGAAGATGAATTAGAAGAAGATCTTGTTACTGAACCAGAAGTTATCGGTGAAGAGCCAGACGAAGAAGGTGAAGAAGTAGAAGGTGAAGCAGAAGCGGAAACTGAAGAAGCATAA
- the pth gene encoding aminoacyl-tRNA hydrolase, producing MMKLVVGLGNPGFKYAATRHNIGFRVIDNFADKKQIKIEKEEQEALTGSLYFKGEKVILAKPQTYMNNSGRAVGKLVNWYDIAPENVIIIYDDLDLNTGHLRIKSSGGHGGHNGVKSVFNHLGSTDISRIKIGIGRPPEYMTVPDYVLGKFDKEERDKAARAVREAVEAIGVILDQGIEQAMNKYN from the coding sequence ATGATGAAGTTAGTTGTGGGCTTGGGTAATCCAGGATTTAAGTATGCAGCAACCAGACATAATATAGGCTTTAGAGTTATTGATAATTTTGCTGATAAAAAGCAGATTAAGATTGAAAAGGAGGAACAGGAAGCTTTAACTGGAAGTCTGTATTTTAAAGGAGAGAAAGTAATTTTAGCTAAACCTCAGACTTATATGAATAATAGCGGACGGGCAGTAGGAAAATTAGTTAACTGGTATGATATTGCTCCAGAGAATGTAATTATTATTTATGATGATCTGGATTTAAATACTGGCCATTTAAGGATTAAGTCTTCCGGAGGCCACGGCGGCCATAATGGAGTTAAATCTGTCTTTAATCATCTAGGAAGTACTGATATTTCCCGGATTAAGATCGGTATCGGACGGCCGCCGGAATATATGACAGTTCCTGACTATGTGCTAGGTAAATTTGATAAAGAAGAGAGGGATAAGGCAGCTAGAGCCGTTAGGGAAGCGGTTGAAGCTATTGGAGTTATTCTGGATCAGGGAATAGAGCAGGCTATGAATAAATATAACTAA
- a CDS encoding anti-sigma-F factor Fin, protein MKLVYYCSQCNDVIDRLEVDAEEITEDKLGFSILTPGEKEDIINETEDEIEIGIICDDCEAEDDLISLVNNNLIH, encoded by the coding sequence ATGAAATTAGTATATTACTGTAGCCAATGTAATGACGTAATTGATAGATTGGAAGTTGATGCTGAAGAAATAACTGAAGATAAATTAGGATTTTCTATCTTGACGCCTGGTGAAAAAGAAGATATAATTAATGAAACAGAAGATGAAATTGAAATTGGAATTATCTGTGATGATTGTGAAGCAGAGGATGATCTAATTTCTTTAGTGAACAATAATTTAATCCATTAA